GGTACGCAgggtgtgacctttgacctgtgacACTGCTGAGGGGGTGATGTACTGACCCCCTGGGGGCCCACGCTGGGTCCGTGTGAATTTTCAGGGTGCAACGTGGTGCCGAGGGAGTGCCCCgagtcctcctgctcctcctcccatCAGGTGGACAACTTCACCCACTGCGTGTGCAGCGCCGACCTCTGCAACGCCAACCTCACCTggctggccccgcccccgcctggCCCCGCCTCCTGGGGTGAGCTCCCCTCTGTGATGTCATAGTATGTTTGTATCCTCAGTTATTCAGTGTTATTTCATATTTGGAAAGCGCATTTGCTTTCCAAACTGTATTACCACAGAACCCTGCAATAACGAAAACACAAATTTAACACCATTATTATTGCGCccttatctttttattttaattgttgaaAGATGTTATTCTGAGTAAAAGTTTCTGTTATGCACCCAGCATTGCTCCTTTAGTGTGGTGAATGATGTGACAGAATTTCAGTCCTTAAACCAAAGAAATGGCATTTCTGTGGTTATATTTGTCTCATgcacattttgtttgtaataatctgtttatttccaacatgttcAACCTCTGtttctacactcagtgatcactttattaggtgggcctggacaccagcttgttactgcaaatgattaaatcattaatcagtcaatcatgtggcaacaattcaattcaatgcataaaagcgtacaaacgtggtcaagaggttcagctgtttttcagaccaaatgtcagaatggggaagaaaagattgatggtgccagacagggtggtttgagaatctcaaaaactgctgatctcctgggattttaatgcacaacagtctccagagtttgcagaggatggtatgaaaaacaaaaaacatccactgagcagcagttctgtgggcaaaaacgctttgttaatgagagaggtctgaggagaatggccagactggtcaaagctgacaggaaggtgacagtaacacaaataaccacacattacaacagtggtatgcagaagagcatctctgaacacacagcgcgtcaaacctctaagtggataggctacagcagcagaatactgaataagtctaaaaaataagtttaatgtCGGTGAtatacgtaataaagtgctcactgagtgtatgtgaatgagcggatgtgaatgtgtatatatctggatgtgtgagtatacagtatgtgagtgtgtgtattcagtatgtgagtgtgtgagtatacagtatgtgagtgtgtgagtattcagtatgtgagtgtgtgagtatacagtatgtgagtgtgtgagtatacagtatgtaaatgtgtgagtatacactatgtgagtgtgagtatacaGTTTGTGAAtgtgagtatacagtatgtgagtgtgtgtgtatacagtatgtgagtgtgtgagtaagcagtatgtgagtgtgtgagtatacagtatgtgagtgtgagtatacagtatgtgagtgtgtgagtattcagtatgtgagtgtgtgtgtattcagtatgtgagtgtgtgagtatacagtatgtgagtgtgtgagtattcagtatgtgagtgtgtgtgtattcagtatgtgagtgtgtgagtatacagtatgtgagtgtgtgtgtatacagtatgtgagtgtgtgagtatacagtatgtgagtgtgtgagtatacagtatgtgagtgtgtgagtatacagtatgtaaatgtgtgagtattcagtatgtgagtgtgtgagtatacagtatgtaaatgtgtgagtatacagtatgtgagtgtgtgagtatacagtatgtaaatgtgtgagtatacagtatgtgagtgtgtgagtatacagtTTGTGAAtgtgagtatacagtatgtgagtgtgtgtgtattcagtatgtgagtgtgtgagtatacagtatgtgagtgtgtgagtatacagtatgtaaatgtgtgagtattcagtatgtgagtgtgagtatacagtatgtaaatgtgtgagtatacagtatgtgagtgtgtgagtatacagtatgtaaatgtgtgagtatacagtatgtgagtgtgtgagtatacagtTTGTGAAtgtgagtatacagtatgtgagtgtgtgtgtatacagtatgtgagtatgtgagtgtgtgagtaagcagtatgtgagtgtgagtatacagtatgtgagtgtgtgtgtattcagtatgtgagtgtgtgagtatacagtatgtaaatgtgtgagtatacagtatgtgagtgtgtgagtatacagtatgtaaatgtgtgagtatacagtatgtgagtgtgtgagtatacagtatgtaaatgtgtgagtatacagtatgtgagtgtgtgagtatacagtTTGTGAAtgtgagtatacagtatgtgagtgtgtgtgtatacagtatgtgagtgtgtgagtaagcagtatgtgagtgtgtgagtatacagtatgtgagtgtgagtatacagtatgcgagtgtgtgagtaagcagtatgtgagtgtgagtatacagtatgtgagtgtgtgagtaagcagtatgtgagtgtgtgagtatacagtatgtgagtgtgtgagtatacagtatgtgagtgtgtgagtaagcagtatgtgagtgtgtgagtataaaCTCTGGTCATAAGCTtcatggttttcttttttgaaatggAAGAGCGGAAGGGAGTGGATCTGAAGCAGTATCTCGTGTGTTTTGAATTTGACCTTGAACACGTGAtaatgagtgaaaacatttCCCACACTGGAAGACCAACAGAAAACATATTATTCTTCATTAACCTGGCAATAATGTGACCTTAAGCTTTTTCAAGATTTTTTGTACCCCACTTATCTCATTATATGGTTTCAGTGTATTTGCGAatatttggaaaatgtatttataactgTATTTGCTTAAcgtccctgtgtgtgcgtgtgtgtggtgtatgtgtctgtgcatctgtgtgtgtgcgtgtgtgtgtctgtctgtgtctgcgtgtgtgtgtgtttgtttgtgtgtgtgtgtgtatgtgtgtgtggtgcgtgcatggtgagtttgtttatgtgtgtgtgtgtgtgtgtgtctgtggtgcgtgcatggtgtgtatgtgtgtgcgtgtgtgtgtgtgtgtggtgcatgcatggtgtgtgtgtgtgtgtgtgtggtgcatgcatggtgtgtgtgagtttgtgtgtgtgtgtgtgtgtgtggtgcttgcatggtgtgtgtgtgtgtgtgtggtgcgtgcatggtgtgtgtgtgtgtgtgtgtgtggtgcgtgcatggtgtgtgtgtgtgtgtgtgtgtggtgcgtgcatggtgtgtgtgtgtgtgtgtgtggtgcgtgcatggtgtgtgtgtgtgtgtgtgtggtgcgtgcatggtgtgtgtgtgtgtgtgtgtgtgtggtgcgtgcatggtgtgtgtgtgtgtgtgtgtgtgtgtggtgcgtgcatggtgtgtgtgtgtgtgtgtgtacaggggtcAGCAGTATCTGCACGGTGCTGATCCCCATggctctgctgctgctcctctgcATGGTCATGTGCCACAGGTCCATCAGGAAGAGCGGTAAGATGTTATCTGTTATTTCCttcgttttttttaaagaaaatttcTGTGGAAATTTGGATGCCCAGACTGAGCAGATGgctcacctcccccctccccctcactcctcctcctctcctctccccttcactcctcctcctctcctctccccttcactcctcctcctctcctctccccttcactcctcctcctctcctctccccttcactcctcctctcctctccccctcactcctcctcctctcctctccccctcactcctcctcctctcctccctcgctCTGTCCGTCCTCCGCTCCGCTCTGTTGTTTTCTCGCTCCGACCTTGCCCTGTCCTGCGGCTCCCCTCCCTAATTCTGCCTTTCTGTCTCAGCCTTGAGCTCTGCCAGGACCTGCAGGCCACAGGACGTGTTTCCACAAAACATTCCCATTGTGTGGAATAACTTTACACAAACCTGCaccacaaaacattctcattgtGCAGAACAACTTTACACAAACCTACACCACAAAACATTCCCATTGTGCGGAATAACTTACACAAACCTGCACCACAAAATATTCTCATTAAGTGGATTAACTTTACACAAACCTGCACCACAAAACCTTCCCATTGTGTGGATTAACTTTCCACAAACCTGCACCACAAAACCTTCCCATTGTGTGGAATAACTAATGGCTTGAACCATCAGAAGcaaatgcatgaatgaatgagatTGAATGCATGAATGTGATTGTGTCTTATGGACTCACCCTCTTTCTGCCGGCTTTAGTGtctgtatttctttttaaattagtGAATCTGGAGCCACAGTGAGCAGATTGTGGTTAGAGGTTATCTGGAGCTCCAGTATCTGCCCTTATCTAATACGCAGCTACACAGTGTAGCttgttgttctgtgcagaaACACGCCAGCAACACTAGCACTAGCGCagcctgctttggtgcaaaagCAGAGTGTTTCTCTCTGTAGTGCATACCTGCAGACAGTGCTGGGCGCTGGGCTGAGAATCAGTGGTTTGTAAGTTGTCTACAGACTGAGGGAGAATGAATGTAGTACTGAATGAAGTGTTGAGTAGCACACAGTACTCCTGACTGTGACACAGTCTTCTGAGCTGAGGATGGGGGATGTCTTTTCTCCATCAGGGGCGAAGCCTTCTTATGGGAGGGTGACATCACAGTGCTCGTGTCATGGGTCGCAGAGTCCAGATCTCGACCTCACCTGCATCGAGCTCCACCAGGTAGGATAAGAGTTCTGTACCTCACCTGTATCAAGCTCCACCAGGTAGGATAAGAGTTCTGTACCTCACCTGTATCAAGCTCCACCAGGTAGGGTAAGAGTTCTGTATCTCACCtgcatggagctccaccaggtAGGATAAGAGTTCTGTACCTCACCTGCATGGAGGTTCACCAGGTAGGATAAGAGTTCTGTACCTCACCTGTATCAAGCTCCACCAGGTAGGGTAAGAGTTCTGTATCTCACCTGCATCCACTTCTAAAACACTGACTGCTTGCTGCATCATCACATTGATGTCTGCACTGACACACCTGAGGTTCATCAGCATCGACCCAGGCTGTGTCTGACATGGTACAGCCTGACAGGTATTATACACGTGCTTTGGGTGTGTTTGATGTGTTTGATATGTctaatgtgtgtgttatgtgcctcatgtgtgtttaatgtgtctAAAGTGTGTTTGTTGTGCCTCAGGTATGCGTGATTGAGtcagcatgcatgtgtgtcctgCAGATGGTGGGTcagggtgatggtgtgtggttaTTCCTGCAGATGGTGGGGCAGggtgattgtgtgcattgtgtCCTGCAGATGGTGGGGCAGggtgattgtgtgcattgtgtCCTGCAGATGGTGGGTCAGGGTGATTGTGTGTGGTTATTCCTGCAGATGGTGGGTcagggtgatggtgtgtggttaTTCCTGCAGATGGTGGGTcagggtgatggtgtgtggtgtgtggttatTCCTGCAGATGGTGGGGcagggtgatggtgtgtggtgtgtggttatTCCTGCAGATGGTGGGGcagggtgatggtgtgtggttaTTCCTGCAGATGGTGGGGcagggtgatggtgtgtggttaTTCCTGCAGATGGTGGGGcagggtgatggtgtgtggttaTTCCTGCAGATGGTGGGTcagggtgatggtgtgtggtgtgtggttatTCCTGCAGATGGTGGGGcagggtgatggtgtgtggttaTTCCTGCAGATGGTGGGGCAGGGCTACTTTGCGTCGGTGTGGAGCGGGTCGGTGGCCGGCGCGGCGGTGGCTGTGAAGGTGTTCCCGGCGCGCTCCCTGCCTCAGTGCCTGACGGAGCGGAGCGTGTACAGCCTGGCTCTGCTGGAGCACGCCGGGGTTCTGCGGTTCCTGGGCGCCGGGTCAGTGCCCCACGGGCCGGACCgcttcctggtcctggagctcGCCACACAGGTGCTCCACTTCCTCCCTCCTCACCGGGTCTTCTGTTCGCTCTCAGGCCCACATCTGGACCTGGGGGCTGTGTTCCTCTCAGACAGTATGGACCATGTTCACACCGAGTGTATCTTTACCAGCCTGTGTTTGATCACAAGGGACTTTCTTTTAAAACCAGGAGAACTGACTCTGACATGGAAATGGAGTGTAAGACCCAGCTTGACCGGCTTgagaattgagctggtcaagctggtcatgaagctggtcatgaagctggtctagctcggtatgagctggtcaaccagctggtgctggtagcttgtctgagctggtagctggttaaccaaaacatagcttgaactggtcaaactatgtcaagctggtcaaccagctaaaccatgttgagctgggagctggtctgacctggtcaaccagctaacagcTATTTCAAACCcgagtttgagctgtttttatcTGGCAGGCCTGTGTGCTATCTCCAGTGTATCGCTGATCTGCCAAGGATCAGAGGTCACTATCATGGCTAAATTCCCAGACTGCTAAATtcctcaacctgccacctaatcacccCCTGATTTATTTGGTTCTCTTCCTAATatgcactctccctctccacctcagctgatgtgtgctgAGCAGAATGGCTGCTGCTGCATTACCCAGGTGTACCTATCTATGTAGTGTGATGTGGTGAGAGTGAGTTGAGGGTGAAAGGGTAAGGGTCAGAGGTTAAGGGCAGCCGTGTGGTCTCCCTGCAGGGCTCTCTGCGGTCCTTTCTGTGccagaacagcagcagctggGCCTGCACTCTGAGGCTGGCGCAGGGCGTGGCCCAGGGCCTGGCCTTCCTGCACTCCGACTTCCACAGGAAAGGTGAGACTGTGTAGCGCTGTGTTTAACAGCACTGTCagactgtgcagctgtgtgtgtgtgtgtcagtgtgagtgtgtgtgagtgtttgtgtgtgtgtatgagtgtttgtgtgtgagtgtgagagtgtgtgagagcgtgtgtgtgtatgtgagtgtgagtgtgagtgtgagagagtgtgtgtgtgagtgtgtgtgtgtgtgtgtgagtgtgagtgtgtgtgtgagtgagtgtgtgtgagtgtaatactgtatacctgtatgtgtgtgagtgtgtgtgtgtatgtgagtgtgagtgtgagagagtgtgtgtgtgagtgtttgtgtgtgtgagtgtgagtgtgtgtgtgagtgtgtgtgtaatactgtatacctgtgtgtgtgtgagtgagtgtgtgtgtgtggtgtgtaatactgtatacctgtgtgtgtgtgtgtgtgtgtgtgtgtgtgtgtgtgtgtgtaatactgtatacctgtgtgtgtttgtgtgtgagggatgCACAAGCCCTCGGTGGCCCACGGGGACATCAGCAGCAGTAACGCAGTGGTGCGCGCCGATGGCTCCTCAGCGCTCTGTGACTACAGCTGCTCCACCAtcctctgctcctgctcccCACTGCACCAGCACAGCAACGTGTCCCAGGTCccctcccagcacacacacacacacacacacatgcagacacacacacacacacacacgcagacatatacacacacacactcacacacacactctctcacactcacactcacactcacatacacacacacgctctcacacactctcacactcacacacaaacactcatacacacacacacacacgcacacacgcagacatatacacactcacacactcacactcacactcacacacacacacgcacacacgcagacatatacacactcacacacacacacacacacagacatatacacactcacacactcacacacacacacacacgctcacacgctcacactcacacacacacacactcacacacacacacacacacacacacacacacacacactcacacacacacacacactcacacacacacacacacacacacacacacgctcacacgctcacactcacacacacacacactcacatacacacacacacacaaacacacacacacacactcacacacaaacactcacactcacacacacactctcaaactcacacacacacacacacacacactctcacactcacacacacacacacacacacacacactctcacactcacacacacacacacacacacacacaggtatacagtattacacacacactcacacacactcacactcacatacacacacacacacacaaacacacacacacacactcacacacacactcacacactcactcacacacaaacactcacactcacactcacacacacacacacacacactcacacacacacactctcacactcacacacacacacacacacatacacacacacgatctctcacacacacacacacacacacacacacacatgctctctcgcacacacacatgctctctcacactcacactcacacacacacacacgctcacacgctcacactcacacacacacacactcacacacacacacaaacacacacacacacactcacacacaaacactcacactcacacacacactctcaaactcacacacacacacacacactctcacactcacacacacacacacacacactctcacactcacacacacacacacacacacacacaggtatacagtattacacacacactcacacacactcacactcacatacacacacacacacacaaacacacacacacacactcacacacacactcacacactcactcactcacacacaaacactcacactcacactcacacacacacacacacacactcacacacacacactctcacactcacacacacacacacacacacacacacacacatacacacacacgatctctcacacacacacacacacacacacacacacatgctctctcgcacacacacatgctctctcacactcacactcacacacacacacacacacacacatacacacacacacacacacactaacacacacacacacacacacacacacacacacacatacacacacacgatctctcacacacacacacacacacacacacacacatgctctctcgcacacacacatgctctctcacactcacactcacacacacacacacacacacacatacacacacacacacacacactaacacacacacacacacacactcacactcacacacatagacatatacacacacactcacacatttacattttacattttacattttagtcatttggcagacacttttaatccaagcgacttacaagtgcatacaaCTGCATAGgtatatacacacccacatatgtacacacccacatatatacacacccacatatatacacactcacatatatacacacccacatatatacacacccacatatatacacactcacatatatacacacccacatatatacacactcacatatatacacacccacatatatacacacacacacacacacacactcacacacacactcacacacacacacactcacatacacacacacacacaaacacacacacacacactcacacacaaacactcacactcacactcacacacacactctcaaactcacacacacacacacactctcacactcacacacacacacacacacacactctcacactcacacacacacacacacacacaggtatacagtattacacacacactcacacacactcacactcacatacacacacacacacacaaacacacacacacacactcacacacacactcacacactcactcacacacaaacactcacactcacactcacactcacacacacacacactctcacactcacacacacacacacactcacacacacacactctcacactcacacacacacacacacacacacacacacatacacacacacgatctctcacacacacacacacacacacacacacatgctctctcgcacacacacatgctctctcacactcacactcacacacacacacacacacacacacatacacacacacacacacacacacactaacacacacacacacacacacacacacactcacactcacacacatagacatatacacacacactcacacatttacattttacattttacattttagtcatttggcagacacttttaatccaagcgatttacaagtgcatacaaCTGCATAGgtatatacacacccacatatatacacacccacatatatacacacccacatatatacacactcacatatatacacacccacatatatacacacccacatatatacacactcatatatatacacacccacatatatacacacccacatatatacacacccacatatatacacacccacatatatacacactcacatatatacacacccacatatatacacactgacatatatacacacccacatatatacacactcacatattaaAGCAGTAGAAGCATGTGTTtgagccctgctctcctgccccctgcccctccagGTGAGTCCTCAGATGGGCACGCTGTGCTACAGGTCCCCGGAGGTGCTGGACGGCTGTGTGAACCTGAGGAGCAGTCACTACCTCCTGCAGGGAGACGTGTACGCCCTGGGCCTGCTGTTCTGGGAGCTGTGCAGCCGCTGCGCTGATCTCTGCACAGGTGAGCCTGCGCTGATCTCTGCACAGGTGAGCCTGCGCTGATCTCTGCACAGGTGAGCCTGCGCTGATCTCTGCACAGGTGAGCCTGCGCTGATCTCTGCACAGGTGAGCCTGCGCTGATCTCTGCACAGGTGAGCCTGCGCTGATCTCTGCACAGGTGAGCCTGCGCTGATCTCTGCACAGGTGAGTCTGCGCTGATCTCTGCACAGGTGAGCCTGCGCTGATCTCTGCACAGGTGAGCCTGCTGATCTCTGCACAGGTGAGCCTGCGCTGATCTCTGCACAGGTGAGCCTGCGCTGATCTCTGCACAGGTGAGCCTGCGCTGATCTCTGCACAGGTGAGCCTGCGCTGATC
Above is a genomic segment from Conger conger chromosome 10, fConCon1.1, whole genome shotgun sequence containing:
- the LOC133139597 gene encoding anti-Muellerian hormone type-2 receptor-like — protein: MLTWPGVFALLGAALPPAEAQQRRCAYLARPNNARPMEEAGNVSGAVQRCGHTPCCMGYFRLSHGPPIPDLLGCNVVPRECPESSCSSSHQVDNFTHCVCSADLCNANLTWLAPPPPGPASWGVSSICTVLIPMALLLLLCMVMCHRSIRKSGAKPSYGRVTSQCSCHGSQSPDLDLTCIELHQMVGQGYFASVWSGSVAGAAVAVKVFPARSLPQCLTERSVYSLALLEHAGVLRFLGAGSVPHGPDRFLVLELATQGSLRSFLCQNSSSWACTLRLAQGVAQGLAFLHSDFHRKGMHKPSVAHGDISSSNAVVRADGSSALCDYSCSTILCSCSPLHQHSNVSQVSPQMGTLCYRSPEVLDGCVNLRSSHYLLQGDVYALGLLFWELCSRCADLCTGPAVPEHQLPYEAELGGSPSLGELVDWVSERRERPHIPPSWGVHFQGTYTIKEVLEDCWDHDPEARLTAQSAARRLATLSP